DNA from Mustela nigripes isolate SB6536 chromosome 14, MUSNIG.SB6536, whole genome shotgun sequence:
TAAAGGGGGATTTCTGGCTAAAATAAGGAGGACTGGTTGAAAGTTAACAACCTGATGACCCAGAGCAGGAGTCAGAAACTACAGCCTGCCACACATTTGCATACGtgaagttttactggaacacaaccGTGAGCATTCATTTACCTACTGtgcctggctgctttcaggatgcAAGGGCACAGTTGAGGAGTGGTGACAGAGACCGTTGGAAccacaaagcctaaaacattTCCTGCCGggcccttcacagaaaaagtttgtgGACCCTTGCCCTAGATTCCTTCCCTCATTTCATGCTGTTGGGTAAACCACAGGGACACTCAGGAAGTTTTAGGGCTCTTTGGCAAATTTTGTGCCTTGGTTGGTTGTACTGTCACTATAAAACTCTTTGCCTTGGAGATTATCCCTCTTCTGCCATGGCAAGAATCCAGAAATTTATTCTCAAGCAAGGATAAAGAGAAAGTCTCTGGGCCAGGGACCGCTAGGCATTATTGTAGGGGAAGGGAGGTCCCTTCCTAGATATAAATGGTTACTGTTCCCATACTGAATTTGAAGACCTCCATCCTCTGCCCGACTCCTGGAATACTGCCCTCCAGGGGCAGTATTGCCAACCTAGACTCCCAGTATTGCCAACCAGGTCTCCTATTCACGGAGACCTGACTATTCTTAAGGGAAAGAACTGGAGATACTGGAATTGGCCCAAACAGAATGCCCCAGAGTGAAGTTCCCAGTGGTAAGCCCCACTCATGTGCTCAGAGCTCCCCAACCTAAAGTTTTTTAATCTTCACTCACATATCAGAGTGGACAACCAAGACATCTGAGGAAAGTCTCTAACCATATGAGATAGAAGCTGAATTCAACAGACAAAAAGCATcttggaagaaaagagagaagacaacaTCAATAAACAGAATGGCATAAAAAAAAGGACTCTtcagagagacaaaaagacaaaaaagaacttttagaaaGATAGCAGAAGTGAAAAAACTCTACCTAACAGAGGGGGTAAGTGGTAACTTTGAGCTCCTACAAAGCAAAGCTTGGAGACCAGCTCCCTGTCTGAATCGCCTCTGACCCCAGCACCCAGCTCTGACCTGGTGTCCCACATGCTGCTGCTCTAGGCGCTCAGAACTCTAATCGCTTCAGACAGGAAGAACCAGAAACGAGCTTATAATTCTTTTAAGTGCTGAAATACTCCGGATGTGTGGTTTCTTGCATCCAGATTGAAGCTGAGACATTTAACCCACTTCTGTCCCTCAGCAGCCTTGCAGAACAGTCTAGGTTGGCATTCTCCTGGTGAGCTTGTGGGACACAGGCATCCAATGCCTGGCACCTGTCCTGGAGAGCCACCCCTGGAGGCACATCAAGGATGTGATCtcctttaattctcaaaacagtCCAACAAGTTTGCTACTCGATGGCCTATACTACCCTTTCCGTCATACAAAGCTGCCTGCCCCTGTTACTGCCTGAACCAATTTATCTTCATTTGTATATAAGCCCACCATACTCCTAGCCTGCTCGTTAATTAGACAATAAGAAAGTTAAGGAactgggcgcctgagtggctcagtgggttaggcctttgccctcagctcaggtcatgatcccagggtcctgggatcgagtcctgaggcaggctctctgctcccctctctctgcctgcctttctgcctacttgtaatttctctctgcgtgtcaaataaataaataaaatcttaaaaaaaaaaaaagaaaagaaagttaaggaACTTTTCACACTTTTGCTTCTACTTTTTGATATTTATGTTTACAGGACTCTCTAAATTTCTCTTCAAGCAGAGAGCACCCGACACAAGGCCTCACGCAGGCAGGCACTCAGCACAGACAGCACAGGTGCAAGTAGGAGCTCCCGAAGGTGACTTACCTTCCTGGCTACCAGCTGGATGGCATCGTCCTCAAAGGCCTTCACATGTTTGAGTCGGCATGTTAGGATCTGCTGCAGTTGGCTGTGAGTATAGGGCTGGAAGGACATCCTGGTAAGCCCCTGGCAAGTCAAGACCACAGAGACCAAGTTCATTAATTAACCATTCTGACAGTCCTTCTGGTCAGCCACCGTCAAATCCCTAAGCCTGCTTTCCAAGTCCCTCAAGGCTACATCAGTCCCTCCCAGGACTGCCACGTTATCGATTACAGCTCCTTTCACCGCTGATAGCAGCAGGTGGTCTCCTGAAGACAGCCACAGCGCTCAAGTAATTTGTCCTTTTGTTTCAGACAATCTTTATTCTCCCAGAATCACTTAGGAGTAGATCCAGGCAAGGGTGCTCTAGCTGGAGCGGGTGGGAGCATCCCCAACTCCGCAGAGAACACAGGCTCAGCTCCTGGCTTCACTTGACTTGCTTCTCAGTCCCTGCTGTGCTTCCTGCTGAAGCACCCATCCCCGGGGGCAGGGCAGTGTCTGCTCTGGTCCCTGCTGTATCCCACGCCTCCAGCCTGGCCTGGCAGGGGCGAGCGCTTccagatgtttaaaaaacaattagaCCTGCAGGGCTCTGTGCAGGTTAAGAGTACCCCAGTGGCAGAACAGCAAGGTGTATTTGCAGAAAATCATGCAATGGCAgcagatttaatttaattacagGAATTTCAGAAATCACATTGTGCACTTTTCCCATTTACTTTAGTTTCCCGTGCATTTAGTTTTTAGAACTCCTTGGCCCCCGTTATGGATCTGTAAGAAGGGCTTAAGAACAGCCCTAGGACCCACCAGTCGGCTCGAGACCCGGTTCATCATGATGCGCTCCGGCAGGTCCATTGTGTTGGCGATGGTCAGGACTACAAGCCGGGCCTCCCGGTGAGCGGGCCAGTCAAAGAGATTGTACAGCACGtcttgtttctgagtccacagaaGGTCAAGCTGCCGGGAAAGGGACAGAGATGCAGGAACAACCACAGAAGTTACCGCTGTGTTAGCTGCCTGGGCTTCTCAGGTCCCACCAAGAAAGCAGCAGGGACATCGATGGGATGCAGGTGTCTCACCACCACCGAACAGGCTCAGATGAACGAAGGGATGAGATGAAGGAGCCAGGGCCTCCCTCTCAACCCAGCACTTGCTCCTGGCATGCCCCGGTCAAGCACCAGGCCACTCTCCCGGTCCTCCCGAGGGTACCTCCTTACCTCATCCACAAGCAGCACAGTGCTTTCCTGAGAGGACTTCCGGGTCAGAAAGCGCTTTGCCAGCAGTTCTGCTGCATGGTTAGCGGTTGCCTTCTGGCCGGTCAGCTTCTGCAATGAGGGAAAAGCAGGTGTGGTAAACAGGAAGTATTTTACTCTCCTGAGCTTAATGTTAAATTTGCAATAGAGGAAGCAATTTTGTGTGAGGACTTCACTGTCCTaaattctgccttccactctggtcTTAACCTTAAcatggaaggagaagagaaggcacCAGAAGAGATGATAAAGAAAGTCTGTGTTTGAAATGCAAGTGAGCCACAGGCAGGTCCCAGCAGCCCCTCCAAAATCATTACTGCATGACTTGATTTATAACTGGCCATTACTTGTTCCAAGAAAACCACTAATGAATACAAGAGCCAGGTTCAAACTCTAGCCGACCTCTAATCTGTTCCCCACAGTTGGCCACAGGGTCTCCTGTGTGCCAACAGTTTTCACCACATCAGTGGTGAAAGCCAGGAAGCCCTGGCTTCCAGTATTCATGCCCAGCTCCTAGACTTTAAGGTCCCTGAGGGTAGGAATTGTCTTCTCTACTCTTGCTTCCTCACACAAAAGACAACGCCTGGCACATCGTAAATATACCAATAAGCACAAAACCTCCCTTTTTTCATATGCCACCAAGAAACTCTATTTCCCAAAAAGCTGCAACAGCTTTACTCACCTGCAAGATCTGCACATAGACCTGATGGGGTTCTGTCAGCTTCATGCCATTGACCTCGATGTACTGAAAGGGAGGAAGGTCATTTGCTTGGGCTGCCTGCTGCAGGCAGCGTATCACCTCGTGCACAGTGGCGGTCTTCCCTGTCCCGGGGACCCCGGAGATGTACATGCACCTGCAGCAAGAGGGGAAGACCCGCGGGCTGAGTCTGTGCCGGCTGCCTCACACCATCACCAGTTAGAAGCATGGGGATGTGTGCTGAAGGAAGGGCCCAGACCCCTGAAATGCGGAGGAGGGAGCAGTAAGGACCACCCTTGGAAGCTAGTTAGAGCAAGACCTGGTTACACAGAATCATTCATTCTATGAGCAGTGCTATAGGccaagaagactttttttttttttctctgaatgacAGGCATTTTCTTCCTAGAGAATTATTTTGACAAAAGCTGCTTTAGAAGCCTTCAACCTTCAGCAACAACTTTGCCTGTTCTCCTGACGCTAGGAAGACCATTCGGTTGAACTGTGACACCTGAGGTGGAGCCAGCAGGAGCCTTTTCCCCAGACCGTCCCGTTGGCCTCAGCAGGACTCACCCTCCCGTCCGGTCCAAGAGTTTGCTTTCCACAAAGTTGTAGATGTTTTGGAATTCCTGTTCCCGACAGGGAAGAGACTCGGGTACAGCAGAAACATGCAGCCTACAATCAGCAATAAACAAGGGGGAAATAGGACATTTCACCATCTACTCAGTAACAAATGCGGAAGGCTTATGTATAGTTTCTATGTGAAACTTCAATCAGAAATCCACAGGAAATGCCTTCATTCGGCCTCCTAATCCTTTCTCCATCCAAATGACCCAACTGATAGGTTCTAAACAAGGGTACATAACCCCTGGGGAGCTTTCCTCAATTACAGGGATGGCCTTCATCCCATGAGAGATTCTGATTTACTTGTTTTCTGGGAAGATGTTGGCTTATGTATCTTGAGAAAGTTCCTGCGTAGTTCTAAAGAGTACCATGATGGAAAAGCAGTATTCTCCTTCATCAGCCACCTTCTGTCCCTGAGCAAATGGTGGTAGAAGCCTACTCTCTGAGAACATGTCCACATTATCCCACCCAGACACTGCTTGAAAAGGTTTCTTCTCTCTAAACACACATGTTCGTTTTACTCTCTACCTTTATCATGTACATGGAAGGCTACAAATTACTTGTTTGATGTAAATGAAAGCAGAGACCCATTCCCGCCTATCTAACGGGGGGCCCCCGAGAAGCGCACCTCAGCCGGGCCTCCTCCAGCATGCTGGCTGGCTCCTGGGCAGCCTGGTTTCGGCTGCGGATCTGAGGAGTGGCATGGCGTGGCGTGCCGGGCTTGGGCTGTGTTCAAAAAGAGAAcagatttcagaagaaaaaggcaaagcaaaACCCCATCTAGGACACATCAGCAAGTCTGATTCATGAAACTCTGACAAAAAGAATGGTGAATACCTCTTAGTGCATTTCCTTTTAAAGTACCACGAATCTCCCCCTCTCTGATGTTACAAATACTATTCACTGGCCagacacaatttcttttttctattttacacacAGTCCTGGGATTTGAAAACAATGTCTATCtgaataaagaatgaataaaagtaagagactcttaatctcatgaaataaactgagggttgctgcggggtgGGGAGATAGGGATgcggtggctgggtgatggacactggggagggtatgtgctatggtgagtgctgtgaaatgtgcaagcctgatgattcacagacctgtacccctggggcaaataatacattatatgttaatttaaaaaatgaatgaaagcatggattaaatactatttaaaagtaaaatattatcttGAAAGACAAGAAATTTATAAGAAACCCTAACTACTCTGCCCAATACACAGTAGGGCAGGAGGCATAAACCAAGGTTGATCCATAGGCTTCTCCTCTAGATTTGTTTGAATATACAGTCAAACTTTAGCTCAGGACTTCCATAATCCAGAACTGGAAAGATATCACCAGATTTTTCCACTCCCAAATCCCAGGTTCTATCTAGGCTGACCAGcccatctcttttcttccttgttgCTGGCTTACTAGAGTGGACCTGCTACTCCATCTTTCTTTCCACAAAGCACTCCCTTCCGTGGGGGCATTTCCCCTACCCACCTTCTGATCTCCCCAGGCTACAGGGTAACAGCCTCTCTACCCCTTCCTCAGGCAGAAAGCACTTACACCCTAATAGTTTTCTATCTGTTACCTTTgtagaaaacaagaaaggaatacCAAAACCTTGCTGAGAAGGTATGGAACACTTTGGTGGACTTCTGACCTTTTTATCATGCAAAAGATGCCATCACACCCTAGTATCCCTTGTTTTGGGTAGGACCCCGCAGATGACAGATGCGATCAGAACCTTGATCTGCTATTTGCAAAATGAAACTCCAGGTAGAATGGTCACTAATCCAAAAGTGATCTATTTGATTTCCTTCtctgaaggtctttttttttttttcaacccaaGCCCAATCACATTTTTCTTGATATGGAAAAATGGAGATCAGCTGTAGAAAAAGTATCCTAACTAGGCATTTCCTAAAAACAATAGGCTCCCAGAGAAGAGTTTCCAGATCAAAGACCCATACACTAATGCACTCTGAGAAGGTcatgttaatattaataaattaatggcCCTGAGAACTCCTGTGACAATGAACCAGTTTAACTGTGTGATCCAAACATTTCTGAAACATAATCTGAACGTGGGAAGACCTTCTTTTAATTGATTCAACATTCTACTAAAATTCCACAGGAAGCAGCAGAGATGTCCATTCCCCTCTTCCATCTTACTTTACACAGTTTATTACCAAGACCTTAGTCGTGCTTGTTTCTCAGGTGAATCAGGTGGCACAGCAGAAACAACGTAACGTAGCCCAGCAGCCCTGGATTCAAGATCAAGTCTGAGCAACTTGAAAGAGGACTTCACTGCCATTTTTACCTTAGTCTGTACTTTCTGATTtagttctttccagcttatctcttaacGTGGGCAAGACATTGCATGACAGGAACTGATAAGCAATAACCACTGCCCTGGCGCCAGCAAAACCCTGCAGGACCAACCTCCAGACAGTGATGGCCCTGACTTCCCTGACCGCCAGCACATACCCAGCCGCCTTTGTCTCCATTCCCTTATATCAACCTAGAAGCATCTTCAGTACTTTGGAGAGTCTTTGAGAGGTCGGTCTGCTGTCTTCCCAGTGTtggcctcactgaaatgaacTCCCTTCTTGTTTCACCACcactcatctctctgcctttgggtTTTGTCAGTCAGGGGCAAGTGGCTGAACCTGGTCTGTTGGGGACCCCGGGAGCTGGGTGGCTCTTGCACCCTCGGGCCCTGGCTACACAGATCAGGCATAAAGTACTCTGCTAGCATTTGTGGAAAATGCAAAGACAAGGAGCCAGGCCTTGTCCCTCCCTCAGGAACTCTGGTTCTTGGCTATTTGGTTTCATATCGTAAAAGGAACTCGGATTCAAAATCATTGCTACTGGATTCATTTTCAGTCCTAGGGTTCACTTAGATCTTTTCCTCTATGAATATTCCAGCTGGAGTAACTTTGCCTATGACAGACCTGTGCTCAGAATCCAGCTGTGactaactgtgtgaccttagccAACACAATTTTAGAATTAAGAGAAGATGCTTCGGTGGCAAACAAACCTAAAAGAGTCTTACGGTTTTCTTTGGTGTCTTTGAGGGGGTCTGTAAGGATGACTTCATGGAAGAGCATGGGTCCTTGGACACCTGACTAGATGTTCTCCTTGAGAGGGTTGGTGTGGGAGTCTCTTCCTCCTCACTGCCAGAGTCTGAAATCTCTGCTGCCGGCAGAAACTCCTCCTCTTCTTGGTCACTCTTACTGTTACCTAAAAACCTGAATGGTGGGACAcattattttctgatatttagCATCTAAATAAAAAGCTCTCTAATAGGCCACTGTGGACTAGAAATATTATAGAATCTTTTCTGCAACCAAGTAATATAGGATGTGTTCTGCTTCTTGGACCCTTGCTACTGTAATGCTCTGCTAAGGGCTTTACTGGTAGTCTCTCGTTAAATTCTTCGACAACCTTGTGACTTGTGAATtatcactcccattttatagaataGGAAACTGCAGCTTAGAAAGGCAAAGTAACCTTCCCAAGGATACACAGTATGACAAAGCTTAGGTTTAAATCCAAGTTGCTAGAATCAAAGTTCATGCTTTTAGGCACTGCACTAACAGTCTTGCTGAATGTGAGTATAGGGCCCCAGGACCCCTCTAAACCCAGGGCACTATTTCTTGCCCCTTTCAAACTATGACATTTCTGTGGAATTAACATATTCCCAGACATACTAAGTAAAAGGCAAATTAATGGAATAGCAAATAACAAACAAGAAACATAAGAGGCTTTAGGAAATGAGATTAGAGATACTATAGAGAGCAGTGACAAACATTTTCCACCTGCTAAGAATAGACTTACCGAAGCTGCTGTCTAATCCGATTCAAAGTCAAGACAGAACTCTTCCTACGGATCCGATGTGGGGTAGAGGTAGGTTCTTCTGGAGCTTCTGGTTCTTCTGCCTCCCTGCAAAGTATCACAGCACGATTACGAGACATAGTTTTGGGCACTAGGAGTCAGTGGTGGGCTCCTGACTGGCTCCTACTGTTTTTTATAGCTACTTTGGAAAGATTTGGATTTGGAGGGAACTAATCACACTTGGTTCAAAAACTTTGTAATTCAAGTCTGACTCAACACCAAAGATAAAGTTTGTCTGAAGCTTATCATTCAAATCAGATTCATGACTTCACCAGCTAAAGACCAGAATGTACTCAGGCCAGGCAGAGCTTCTTACCCTCTTTAATTACTGAGGCATCAGTGGATTTACTGTCCAGACTCAAGGCAGGCAGAAGTGCAGCTATGTATTCAATGCAAAGCATTTACCAAGCAAACCTATTATAGACCAGGTGCTGGTCTGAGCAGGAAATATGGCCATGCgtgatttctgtttttcatattatCTGTGCTGCCCCTTATTTACAAACATTGTCTCGTGTCAAACTGCAAAGTTTGATCTAGATGCATTATCTTCTTGTACCATATGTATTTGGGAATTTTGGAATTCCAGTCCAAAAAAAACCAAAGCGAAAAACAGACCAGGAAAGTGAATATTAATATGCGGTAAAGAGCTTTAGCAGGACTGTGAAGCAATCCAGGTTTGGGAAATTATCTCCTAGAGCAGGGATTCCAAAAGGACAACCAAGTATATCAGAATCATCCAAGGACCATTTccaaatgcagattcttgggcctAACACTCAGAGATTGATTCGTCTGGGAAGAAGctcagaaatctgtattttggaaaggttcccaggtgatgctacaACAGTCAGATTTGAGACCTGCTGCTCTAACTTGAGCAGCCGTGTCCCATACATTCCAAATCACATAACAGAGCTCAGCTTGCTTTGTGGGAGGCAGGATAACGCCCAAGTCACCTCTTTTTGATGCTATCTGGTTTCAGAACCACGGAAGACACTGCCGAGGATGTCCCCCCCCTGGTAGGGGTAAGTCTTCTTTCCTCACTAATCTCTGTGGTTTTCAAAGCTGGGACTCGGGTTCTCAGGATCCTGTGACAGTTAGGTGATGCCTTCTTGTCATCCGCAGCACATGAGCTTTGAATCTCTCCAGTTTTCTGTAGGGCTTTCAGAGCTGGGGATGAGGTATGAAGTCCATCAGGCTGAGACCTCTTAGTAGGTGAGGTGATCTCAGAGAAGGCCACTTTTCGTTTACTTCTTCTGGGAGAATCCAACAAGGTCCCTGAATTCTGCTGGGAAATCCTAGTGCTAGGGGTCCTAGGGAATCCTAATCCCAAGAGAAATCACAATGTATGAATTTTATAATAAGCACCATGCACAACCTCAATCTCATTATAGCTAAATTCATCCACTGAAGTTACACAAAGGCATGAATTgcccatatatatttaaaaaaaaaaggaatgttgcCTCATTGTACTCTAGGGTCAGttactttattatcatttttttttttcttagagagagagacagacagcataCATGCATGagcggggggagtggcagaaggaaagggagagagagaatcttaagcaggctccacactcagcacggagcccaatgcaggactggaccctgagatcatgacctgagccaaaaccaagagttaggtgcttaactgactgagccccatgaGTTGCCCATATTTTTAACTACTCCATGCTTTCTTCCCCCAGGCTAgctagttcttttgtttttcatctctccTAAATTCCAGGGTAATTTCCCCAGTTAGAGTCATAAGTCAACTGTTAAATCAGCTTTTGTGGATAAATATTCAGCAATTTCCCTGAAGTAATCTATCAAAGGagtgctgcttcttcttcttttttttaaagattttatttatttatttgatagagagcacaagtaggcagagaggcaggcagagagaggaggaagcaggctccccgctgtgcagagagcccaatgcggggcacaatcccaggaccctgagatcacgacctgggctgaaggcagaggcttaacccactgggccacccaggtgcccccattttcccctttctgttaAAAACAATTAATCCTAAACATTTTCATCATAGCCCTCTCCTCTAGTTATATAACTGTGTCAAGTCCAGATTTCTTACCCTGTCCAGGTCCTGTAAaatcaacagtaaaaaaaatactgccattTATTTCTATATGGTGATGTTGCCAATTATTTCTTTAGTAATCTTTTGATATTTCccaaatgttttatatgtttatgcTCAGCTCCTAAATACACATTATACAAAGGAGCTATCAAGAACACAGACAaccggatgcctgggtggctcggtgggttaaagcctctgctttcggcttgggtcatgattccagggtcctgggatcaagccccacatcggtctctctgctcagcagggagcctgcttcctcctctctctctgcctgcttctctgcctattgtgatctccatctgtcaaataaataaataaaaaatcttaaaattattaaaaaaaaaaaagaagaacacagataacttggagcacctaggtggctcagtcgttaaacgtctgtctttggcttgggtcatgatcccaggatccagagattaagcaccacatcaggctccctgctaggagagaagcctgctttccctctttccctctcccagtccccctgctcatgttcctgctcttgctctctcttgctgtcaaataagtaaataaaatctaaaaacaaaaaacaagcaaaaaaaaaaccacaaataactTAAACCCAGTGAACTTGGTACAAAGAATTCAGGATTGATGACACATAATAGGATGAGGATGAACTCTCAGAACTGCCACAGGGAGGCTTCAAATACAttgtaagtgaaagaaaaataaaaattatatgcatgtttgtgcatatgtatgtgtgtgcatacatgtgtatCTGCTTATGTctgcagaaaaaagaaaccagaaataaaactgattacttacaaaagatggaaaagaaacagGGTACATGGGCAAAGAAAGGAATG
Protein-coding regions in this window:
- the ORC1 gene encoding origin recognition complex subunit 1 isoform X1, with product MACYPTRLKTRQTYSWVGKPSLDQKLRYYTYKEMSVKMEGGLSEIHIQVGQFVLIEGDDDEYPYVAKLVELFEDDSELHSKKRARVQWFIRFCEVPASKRHLLGREPAAQEIFWYDYPACNSNISAETIIDHVQVVALGPDEVIPVDVRNEETLFVKLSWNEKTFRPLSPELFAEFDRPQESSPRCQKPVGAKTKGLGSPSSTTAEHAIKRIESRHSTSKFRQTPSHLVTPKAKKRLELGGFPRTPSTRISQQNSGTLLDSPRRSKRKVAFSEITSPTKRSQPDGLHTSSPALKALQKTGEIQSSCAADDKKASPNCHRILRTRVPALKTTEISEERRLTPTRGGTSSAVSSVVLKPDSIKKREAEEPEAPEEPTSTPHRIRRKSSVLTLNRIRQQLRFLGNSKSDQEEEEFLPAAEISDSGSEEEETPTPTLSRRTSSQVSKDPCSSMKSSLQTPSKTPKKTPKPGTPRHATPQIRSRNQAAQEPASMLEEARLRLHVSAVPESLPCREQEFQNIYNFVESKLLDRTGGCMYISGVPGTGKTATVHEVIRCLQQAAQANDLPPFQYIEVNGMKLTEPHQVYVQILQKLTGQKATANHAAELLAKRFLTRKSSQESTVLLVDELDLLWTQKQDVLYNLFDWPAHREARLVVLTIANTMDLPERIMMNRVSSRLGLTRMSFQPYTHSQLQQILTCRLKHVKAFEDDAIQLVARKVAALSGDARRCLDICRRATEICEFSCQKPDSPGLVTVTHLLQAVDEMFSSSYITAIKNSSVLEQSFLRAILAEFRRSGLEEATFQQVYTQHVALCRMEGLPYPTMSETMAVCSHLGSCRLLLVEPSRNDLLLRVRLNVSQDDVLYALRE
- the ORC1 gene encoding origin recognition complex subunit 1 isoform X2; its protein translation is MACYPTRLKTRQTYSWVGKPSLDQKLRYYTYKEMSVKMEGGLSEIHIQVGQFVLIEGDDDEYPYVAKLVELFEDDSELHSKKRARVQWFIRFCEVPASKRHLLGREPAAQEIFWYDYPACNSNISAETIIDHVQVVALGPDEVIPVDVRNEETLFVKLSWNEKTFRPLSPELFAEFDRPQESSPRCQKPVGAKTKGLGSPSSTTAEHAIKRIESRHSTSKFRQTPSHLVTPKAKKRLELGALKALQKTGEIQSSCAADDKKASPNCHRILRTRVPALKTTEISEERRLTPTRGGTSSAVSSVVLKPDSIKKREAEEPEAPEEPTSTPHRIRRKSSVLTLNRIRQQLRFLGNSKSDQEEEEFLPAAEISDSGSEEEETPTPTLSRRTSSQVSKDPCSSMKSSLQTPSKTPKKTPKPGTPRHATPQIRSRNQAAQEPASMLEEARLRLHVSAVPESLPCREQEFQNIYNFVESKLLDRTGGCMYISGVPGTGKTATVHEVIRCLQQAAQANDLPPFQYIEVNGMKLTEPHQVYVQILQKLTGQKATANHAAELLAKRFLTRKSSQESTVLLVDELDLLWTQKQDVLYNLFDWPAHREARLVVLTIANTMDLPERIMMNRVSSRLGLTRMSFQPYTHSQLQQILTCRLKHVKAFEDDAIQLVARKVAALSGDARRCLDICRRATEICEFSCQKPDSPGLVTVTHLLQAVDEMFSSSYITAIKNSSVLEQSFLRAILAEFRRSGLEEATFQQVYTQHVALCRMEGLPYPTMSETMAVCSHLGSCRLLLVEPSRNDLLLRVRLNVSQDDVLYALRE